A genomic region of Cydia splendana chromosome 17, ilCydSple1.2, whole genome shotgun sequence contains the following coding sequences:
- the LOC134798665 gene encoding bifunctional methylenetetrahydrofolate dehydrogenase/cyclohydrolase 2, mitochondrial isoform X2: MARILDGKGLAKDIRNELKIKIHNWMQQGHRAPALRCIIVGDDPASHTYVKNKIQAATDVGIQAETIRYEANMTEEDLLSAIDELNASSEVDGILVQLPLPGGIDERKVCNAVSPEKDVDGFHIVNVGQLCLDMPTIVPATALAVVEMLKRFKIDTFGRNAVVVGRSKNVGMPIAMMLHSDMSHDSGLGMDATVTICHRYTPKEKLEFYCRNADIIITATGVPKLIKADMVKPGATVIDVGIVRVTDDDGRTRLVGDVDYDEVSKVAGAITPVPGGVGPMTVAMLMHNTFQAAQRLRDAEMMQ; this comes from the exons ATGGCCCGAATCCTTGACGGCAAGGGGCTTGCCAAGGACATCCGCAATGAATTAAAAATCAAGATCCATAATTGGATGCAGCAAGGTCACCGGGCGCCAGCCTTGAGATGCATTATAGTGGGAGATGACCCCGCCAGCCATACTTATGTTAAGAACAAGATCCAGGCTGCGACAGATGTAGGCATTCAGGCTGAAACAATAAGATATGAAGCCAATATGACAGAGGAGGACCTTCTCTCAGCTATTGACGAATTGAATGCAAGCTCTGAAGTCGATGGCATTTTAGTCCAACTGCCGTTGCCCGGAGGCATTGATGAGAGGAAGGTGTGCAATGCTGTGTCTCCGGAGAAGGATGTGGATGGCTTCCATATTGTCAACGTTGGACAGCTGTGCCTGGACATGCCAACTATTGTTCCTGCCACTGCTTTGGCTGTCGTGGAAATGTTAAAaag attcaaAATTGACACCTTTGGCCGCAACGCAGTTGTAGTCGGCCGTTCAAAGAATGTTGGCATGCCAATAGCCATGATGTTGCACAGCGACATGAGTCATGACAGTGGCCTAGGCATGGATGCCACGGTCACCATCTGCCACCGGTATACGCCTAAAGAAAAGCTGGAGTTCTACTGCCGGAATGCTGACATTATTATTACAGCTACAG GTGTTCCAAAATTAATCAAAGCAGACATGGTGAAGCCTGGAGCTACAGTCATTGACGTGGGCATCGTAAGAGTCACTGACGATGATGGGAGGACCAGACTCGTCGGCGATGTCGACTATGATG AGGTGAGCAAGGTGGCCGGCGCCATAACGCCAGTGCCCGGCGGCGTGGGTCCCATGACCGTCGCTATGCTCATGCATAACACTTTCCAAGCTGCCCAAAGACTGCGAGATGCTGAGATGATGCaataa
- the LOC134798665 gene encoding bifunctional methylenetetrahydrofolate dehydrogenase/cyclohydrolase, mitochondrial isoform X1 — MRQIICLRVVSTVLNATMRSHTFFDSLGSASIMARILDGKGLAKDIRNELKIKIHNWMQQGHRAPALRCIIVGDDPASHTYVKNKIQAATDVGIQAETIRYEANMTEEDLLSAIDELNASSEVDGILVQLPLPGGIDERKVCNAVSPEKDVDGFHIVNVGQLCLDMPTIVPATALAVVEMLKRFKIDTFGRNAVVVGRSKNVGMPIAMMLHSDMSHDSGLGMDATVTICHRYTPKEKLEFYCRNADIIITATGVPKLIKADMVKPGATVIDVGIVRVTDDDGRTRLVGDVDYDEVSKVAGAITPVPGGVGPMTVAMLMHNTFQAAQRLRDAEMMQ, encoded by the exons ATGAGGCAAATCATTTGCCTCCGAGTTGTCAGTACAGTTCTGAACGCCACAATGAGAAGTCATACATTCTTTGATTCCTTGGGCTCGGCCAG taTAATGGCCCGAATCCTTGACGGCAAGGGGCTTGCCAAGGACATCCGCAATGAATTAAAAATCAAGATCCATAATTGGATGCAGCAAGGTCACCGGGCGCCAGCCTTGAGATGCATTATAGTGGGAGATGACCCCGCCAGCCATACTTATGTTAAGAACAAGATCCAGGCTGCGACAGATGTAGGCATTCAGGCTGAAACAATAAGATATGAAGCCAATATGACAGAGGAGGACCTTCTCTCAGCTATTGACGAATTGAATGCAAGCTCTGAAGTCGATGGCATTTTAGTCCAACTGCCGTTGCCCGGAGGCATTGATGAGAGGAAGGTGTGCAATGCTGTGTCTCCGGAGAAGGATGTGGATGGCTTCCATATTGTCAACGTTGGACAGCTGTGCCTGGACATGCCAACTATTGTTCCTGCCACTGCTTTGGCTGTCGTGGAAATGTTAAAaag attcaaAATTGACACCTTTGGCCGCAACGCAGTTGTAGTCGGCCGTTCAAAGAATGTTGGCATGCCAATAGCCATGATGTTGCACAGCGACATGAGTCATGACAGTGGCCTAGGCATGGATGCCACGGTCACCATCTGCCACCGGTATACGCCTAAAGAAAAGCTGGAGTTCTACTGCCGGAATGCTGACATTATTATTACAGCTACAG GTGTTCCAAAATTAATCAAAGCAGACATGGTGAAGCCTGGAGCTACAGTCATTGACGTGGGCATCGTAAGAGTCACTGACGATGATGGGAGGACCAGACTCGTCGGCGATGTCGACTATGATG AGGTGAGCAAGGTGGCCGGCGCCATAACGCCAGTGCCCGGCGGCGTGGGTCCCATGACCGTCGCTATGCTCATGCATAACACTTTCCAAGCTGCCCAAAGACTGCGAGATGCTGAGATGATGCaataa